A stretch of the Mesorhizobium huakuii genome encodes the following:
- a CDS encoding TadE/TadG family type IV pilus assembly protein gives MFKMLSRYLDRFRHDQRGAVIVEMTLITPLMLVLSAGVFEFGNLIHDKLLMEAGLTDAARFAARCNSQLYTDSGLAAINCATIAANIAVYGKPSVTVVNGVVTDTPRVSGWQTSNVTVTTNNSCQDTVVGGVTQYRSTTAQVCTVRASGTYPYTGVGMLSFIGISPITLQGSHDERLIRF, from the coding sequence ATGTTCAAGATGCTGTCCCGATATCTTGATCGATTTCGACACGACCAGCGCGGCGCGGTGATTGTCGAGATGACACTGATCACGCCGCTGATGCTGGTCTTGTCGGCCGGGGTGTTCGAATTCGGCAATCTGATCCATGACAAGCTGCTGATGGAGGCCGGGCTTACAGACGCCGCTCGCTTTGCCGCGCGCTGCAACAGTCAGTTGTATACCGACTCCGGGCTGGCGGCGATCAACTGTGCCACCATTGCCGCGAACATCGCCGTCTACGGCAAGCCATCTGTAACCGTTGTCAATGGCGTAGTGACCGATACTCCGCGCGTCAGCGGCTGGCAGACATCGAATGTCACCGTGACGACGAACAACTCCTGCCAGGACACCGTGGTGGGCGGCGTTACCCAATATCGCTCCACCACCGCACAAGTCTGCACCGTGCGCGCGTCCGGTACCTACCCATACACCGGTGTCGGGATGCTGTCGTTCATCGGCATCAGTCCGATAACGCTGCAGGGCTCCCACGACGAACGGTTGATCCGGTTCTGA
- a CDS encoding type II secretion system F family protein has translation MPTGQTLLYFIYVLAAASVILAAESFFLSIAGRRARAGIINRRLLRLGEEKPAEQSLQGLLQERGLTASGDFIFGAIALNRLYTQSGITGNPLAFLAVFLLAGLVLALLLALLLHLSVIVAIIAFLIVGFALPVLVLRRARNKRINKFALQLPDALDMIVRSLRAGHPTTVAIGLVAREMPDPLGTEFGIVSDEISFGLSLEQAVRKLSERVGFEGLHLLSVSLSIQAKTGGNLTEILSNLSSVLRERRKLRMKIKALSAEGRMSAWIISLFPLVMLGVLSVLAPNFYGDVWGSPIIMPVFVIFGSWALLGDFIMYRMVNFDF, from the coding sequence ATGCCGACCGGTCAGACCCTCCTCTACTTCATCTATGTGCTGGCGGCGGCGTCGGTCATTCTCGCCGCTGAGTCCTTCTTTCTTTCAATCGCCGGGCGCCGAGCGCGGGCAGGCATCATAAATCGACGCTTGCTGCGGCTGGGAGAAGAAAAGCCAGCCGAGCAGAGTTTGCAGGGACTGCTGCAGGAACGCGGGCTGACGGCGTCGGGCGACTTCATTTTCGGCGCAATCGCGCTCAACCGGCTCTACACGCAATCCGGCATCACCGGCAATCCACTCGCTTTCCTGGCTGTATTCCTGCTCGCCGGCCTCGTGCTGGCGCTCCTCTTGGCATTGCTTCTGCACCTGTCCGTCATTGTCGCCATCATCGCCTTCTTGATTGTCGGATTTGCTCTGCCGGTTCTCGTTTTGCGAAGGGCTCGGAACAAGCGCATCAATAAATTCGCGCTCCAGCTTCCCGATGCACTCGATATGATCGTACGTTCTCTGCGCGCCGGTCACCCAACCACCGTTGCGATAGGGCTTGTCGCGCGTGAAATGCCCGATCCGCTCGGCACTGAATTCGGCATCGTTTCCGACGAAATCAGTTTTGGCCTCAGTCTGGAGCAGGCTGTTCGAAAACTGTCGGAGCGGGTCGGTTTCGAAGGCCTGCATCTGCTTTCGGTATCGCTCTCCATCCAGGCCAAGACCGGCGGCAATCTCACCGAAATACTCTCAAACCTGTCGTCGGTATTGCGCGAGCGCCGGAAATTGCGAATGAAGATCAAGGCGCTTTCCGCTGAAGGCCGCATGTCCGCCTGGATAATCTCGCTATTTCCACTTGTGATGCTTGGGGTGCTGTCAGTCCTCGCGCCGAATTTTTACGGTGACGTCTGGGGTAGTCCGATCATCATGCCGGTGTTCGTGATCTTTGGGTCGTGGGCACTGCTGGGCGACTTCATAATGTACCGAATGGTCAACTTCGATTTCTAG
- a CDS encoding TadE/TadG family type IV pilus assembly protein: MLRTIRAFWHDQRGIALILVSVTLPALIGFSLLAIDMSRVNNLQNDLQKGADAFALAGAAELDGLPGSWARAERAMATLVANNAAFSTVGTNGRFTLTSGQPGGTARCNSAGNISWCFLKTIPASDGTLVTSANYANATQSIGEDETAFIEVKVTPTGFAAIFPASFLTGNSASNGFNVAATAVAGFTSGVCDYTPVFMCNPYEDTTITGGVTLEQAAQTRQYRRRQILLRGDGSYFPGNFAFLASPFGNGANQLEKMLADSKPQNCYSRDGVDTEPGQNAGPVENGINSRFGIDSSSYSDGPAVNVRKGAKNGSQFVKSNKVDYETDPTKGVGLERDSCQIAGNCTMMGGRMGAGDWNFARYWAANHPTRAVPAALSGTGANLPTRYEVYRYEIDNNIYQDAAVGGETGIPPAAAGTPISIPDRRLLYGAILDCNALQASGTNFNGRQTGIPVRRFGSFFITEPIKDGKNIYVELVDITGKGGNGTLDNYLRDEAQLYR; this comes from the coding sequence ATGCTGCGAACCATTCGCGCGTTCTGGCACGATCAAAGGGGAATAGCGCTGATCCTCGTCAGCGTTACACTGCCGGCGCTCATCGGCTTTTCGCTACTGGCGATCGACATGAGCCGGGTCAACAATTTGCAAAACGACCTGCAGAAGGGCGCCGATGCCTTCGCGTTGGCGGGAGCCGCCGAGCTTGATGGCTTGCCCGGCTCATGGGCCAGAGCCGAACGCGCCATGGCGACACTGGTTGCCAACAATGCCGCTTTCTCAACCGTTGGCACTAATGGCCGGTTCACTTTGACTTCCGGGCAACCAGGCGGCACCGCACGATGCAACAGCGCCGGCAACATTTCGTGGTGTTTCCTAAAGACCATACCCGCGTCGGACGGAACTCTGGTCACCAGCGCAAACTATGCCAACGCAACGCAATCTATCGGCGAAGATGAAACCGCCTTCATTGAAGTGAAGGTCACGCCGACCGGTTTCGCCGCGATATTCCCAGCGTCGTTTCTGACGGGCAATTCGGCCAGTAACGGCTTCAACGTTGCGGCCACGGCGGTCGCCGGATTCACGTCGGGCGTCTGCGATTACACGCCCGTTTTCATGTGCAACCCGTATGAGGACACAACCATCACCGGCGGCGTTACGCTGGAACAGGCTGCACAAACCAGGCAATACCGTCGCCGCCAGATCCTGCTGCGCGGAGACGGATCCTACTTTCCCGGCAACTTCGCTTTCCTGGCTTCTCCGTTTGGCAACGGCGCCAACCAGCTCGAAAAGATGCTCGCCGACTCCAAGCCGCAGAATTGTTATTCGCGCGACGGCGTCGACACCGAGCCGGGACAGAACGCTGGCCCTGTCGAGAACGGCATCAACTCGCGCTTCGGCATCGATTCGTCAAGCTACTCGGACGGACCTGCGGTCAATGTGCGCAAGGGCGCCAAAAACGGCAGCCAGTTCGTCAAGAGTAACAAGGTCGACTATGAAACAGACCCGACAAAGGGTGTCGGGCTTGAGCGCGATTCGTGCCAGATCGCCGGCAACTGCACCATGATGGGCGGCCGCATGGGCGCTGGTGACTGGAATTTCGCGCGCTACTGGGCCGCCAATCATCCCACACGTGCCGTGCCAGCGGCTCTATCGGGAACCGGCGCCAATCTCCCGACGCGTTATGAGGTCTATCGCTACGAGATCGACAACAATATCTATCAGGACGCTGCAGTCGGTGGCGAAACGGGTATCCCGCCTGCGGCGGCAGGCACCCCGATCTCGATCCCAGACCGCCGGTTGCTTTACGGCGCAATCCTGGACTGCAATGCGCTTCAGGCTTCAGGCACGAATTTCAACGGCCGCCAGACGGGCATTCCGGTAAGGAGATTCGGCAGCTTCTTCATCACCGAGCCGATCAAGGACGGTAAGAATATCTACGTCGAGTTGGTCGACATCACCGGCAAAGGCGGCAACGGAACGCTCGACAACTACCTGCGCGACGAAGCGCAGCTCTACCGGTGA
- a CDS encoding type II secretion system F family protein yields MDVFTNLGNSATLLSLSVFLAAVALFLLAAFVLIPVFQTRKLVAQTLLSEGITSRRSLYAQQELNRISAQRPVDAYFRSLEKERGEPNALEAKLFRAGFYQSSAPVIYTLSRLGAVCVGFLACYAVLSRVLPPQLPGFVAFAGSALIGLGCLVIPSIALDRFESGQKQVYRRGFPDFMDMMITCADAGMSLEAAVERVGAELAGTHKWLGIQLSIVTLQLRAGKPLREALRELADRIGLDEARALAVLFRQSEELGTSLTDALRIYSDEMRNQRIMNAEERANALPVKMMIPLGLCIFPVVMMVVMLPVLIRMKGVFF; encoded by the coding sequence ATGGACGTGTTTACCAATCTAGGCAATTCGGCCACGCTGCTCTCTCTCTCCGTTTTCCTGGCGGCAGTGGCGCTTTTCTTGTTGGCCGCCTTTGTCCTTATCCCGGTGTTCCAGACGAGAAAGCTGGTTGCGCAAACGCTTTTATCCGAGGGAATCACCAGTCGCCGATCGCTCTATGCCCAGCAGGAACTCAATAGGATTTCCGCGCAGCGGCCTGTCGACGCCTATTTCCGCAGCCTGGAAAAAGAACGCGGTGAGCCAAATGCCCTGGAAGCGAAACTGTTCCGGGCGGGCTTCTATCAATCGAGCGCGCCGGTCATTTACACGCTCTCTCGCCTCGGCGCCGTCTGTGTCGGCTTCCTGGCCTGTTACGCAGTTCTATCGCGCGTGTTGCCGCCGCAATTGCCGGGGTTCGTGGCGTTTGCAGGTTCAGCCTTGATCGGACTTGGCTGCCTTGTCATTCCCAGCATTGCTCTTGACCGCTTCGAGAGCGGGCAAAAGCAGGTCTATCGGCGCGGCTTTCCCGATTTCATGGACATGATGATCACCTGCGCTGACGCGGGCATGAGTCTCGAGGCGGCCGTGGAGCGCGTGGGCGCCGAATTGGCCGGTACCCACAAATGGCTGGGCATTCAGCTGTCGATCGTGACCCTGCAATTGCGTGCGGGCAAACCGTTGCGCGAGGCACTGCGCGAGCTTGCCGACCGCATCGGGCTTGACGAGGCGCGCGCCTTGGCCGTCCTGTTTCGCCAATCGGAAGAGCTGGGCACCAGTCTTACCGACGCCCTGCGCATTTACAGCGACGAAATGCGCAACCAGAGAATTATGAACGCCGAAGAACGCGCCAACGCCTTGCCGGTCAAGATGATGATCCCGCTGGGCCTCTGCATCTTTCCGGTCGTGATGATGGTCGTCATGTTGCCTGTGCTCATCCGTATGAAAGGCGTTTTCTTCTAA
- a CDS encoding Flp family type IVb pilin produces MKKLMTMTRQFRDDENGAAMVEYTVLLGIITVAVIATVILVGTWVAGRWTALNTALAAAA; encoded by the coding sequence ATGAAGAAGCTCATGACGATGACCCGGCAGTTCCGCGATGACGAAAACGGCGCTGCCATGGTCGAGTACACGGTACTGCTCGGCATCATCACGGTAGCGGTGATCGCCACCGTGATTTTGGTCGGCACCTGGGTCGCCGGCAGATGGACCGCGCTGAATACGGCCCTTGCGGCAGCAGCGTAA
- a CDS encoding CpaF family protein produces the protein MLGRFIKGGEARVEPRVEPIAVLPVANGTLPVADFEPHGDEFLALKVDLHRHLIDRFNLASLETASKDEILNEIRPIVREFVRGRNVPLNARELDQLTSDTADEMLGLGPIEPLLKDDSIADILINTHKRVFIERYGVIEETAIRFRDEAHLLRVINKIVSAIGRRVDESAPMVDARLADGSRVNIAVRPISVDGPLVSIRKFSKNPYSLERLMAFNSIRQPMVDLLRIAVQSRKSILVSGGTGSGKTTLLNALSSYIPSKERLITIEDAAELQLQQPHVGRLETRPPNVEGKGEVRQRELLKNALRMRPDRIIVGEVRGEEAFDMLQAMNTGHEGSMTTIHANTPRDAISRLEQMVGMAGMPMTNDSIRAQIASAIDIIVQTQRLSDGGRRVTSISELTGMEGNVVQLQEIYHFVRRDVRADGAIVGDFRATGVRPRFATEAAAMGHHFAKDAFNPQVPL, from the coding sequence ATGCTGGGGCGATTCATCAAGGGTGGCGAGGCGCGGGTCGAGCCGAGGGTGGAGCCGATCGCGGTCCTCCCGGTTGCCAACGGCACCCTGCCTGTCGCCGATTTCGAACCACATGGCGACGAGTTCCTGGCGCTGAAAGTCGATCTGCATCGACATCTCATTGATCGGTTCAACCTCGCGTCGCTCGAAACCGCGTCGAAGGACGAGATCCTGAACGAAATCCGTCCCATCGTGCGCGAGTTCGTGCGCGGTCGCAACGTTCCGCTGAACGCGCGCGAACTCGACCAGCTGACCAGTGACACCGCTGACGAGATGCTCGGCCTGGGGCCGATCGAGCCGTTGCTCAAGGATGATTCCATCGCCGACATTCTGATTAATACGCACAAGAGGGTCTTCATCGAGCGATATGGCGTGATCGAGGAGACCGCGATCCGCTTCCGCGACGAGGCGCACCTGCTGCGCGTCATCAACAAGATCGTCTCGGCGATCGGCCGGCGCGTCGACGAATCGGCGCCGATGGTCGATGCCCGGCTCGCGGACGGCTCACGCGTCAACATTGCTGTCCGGCCGATCTCGGTCGACGGCCCGCTGGTTTCGATCCGCAAATTCTCGAAGAATCCTTATTCGCTCGAACGCCTGATGGCGTTCAACTCGATCCGACAGCCGATGGTCGATCTGCTGCGCATCGCCGTGCAGTCGCGCAAATCGATCCTGGTTTCCGGCGGCACCGGCAGCGGCAAGACGACCTTGCTCAACGCGTTGTCGAGCTACATCCCCTCGAAAGAGCGTCTGATCACCATCGAGGATGCGGCCGAACTGCAATTGCAGCAGCCGCATGTCGGCCGGCTGGAGACGCGTCCGCCCAATGTCGAGGGCAAGGGCGAGGTCCGCCAGCGCGAATTGCTGAAGAACGCACTGCGCATGCGGCCGGACCGCATCATCGTCGGCGAGGTTCGCGGCGAGGAAGCCTTCGACATGCTGCAGGCCATGAACACCGGCCATGAAGGCTCGATGACCACCATCCACGCCAACACGCCGCGCGATGCGATCTCGCGGCTCGAGCAGATGGTCGGCATGGCCGGCATGCCGATGACCAATGATTCCATTCGCGCGCAGATCGCCTCGGCCATCGACATCATCGTGCAGACCCAGCGTCTCTCGGACGGCGGCCGGCGAGTCACCTCCATATCGGAGCTGACCGGCATGGAAGGTAATGTCGTCCAGCTTCAGGAAATCTATCACTTCGTCCGCCGCGATGTCCGCGCCGATGGTGCCATAGTCGGTGATTTTCGCGCCACCGGTGTTCGGCCGCGCTTTGCCACCGAAGCCGCGGCGATGGGGCACCATTTCGCAAAAGACGCTTTCAACCCGCAGGTCCCGCTCTGA
- the cpaB gene encoding Flp pilus assembly protein CpaB: MQAIGVNEPVLTTKITGPGQRATLSAVLGDGMKAVSIRVNDVLGVAGFVFPGDRVDVLLTRTVRSNDGADQSFVDVLLQGMRVLAVDQVADESKDSPTVVKSVTLEASTKDAQKLTLAAGAGQLSLALRQAAASKGEATERVTLSDLTGEMPADVAKRQAELARQAAADAAAAAERQSAEDARKRADEKIAGLAQAVDRVGNKLDELSKVKPPAPIVVSAPAPEVTKEVVKYVQPEPPARATVGVYRGITLESYEVPRQK; encoded by the coding sequence TTGCAGGCGATCGGCGTCAATGAACCCGTGCTCACCACCAAGATCACCGGCCCGGGCCAGCGCGCCACGCTTTCGGCGGTGCTCGGCGACGGCATGAAGGCCGTGTCCATCCGCGTCAATGACGTGCTGGGCGTCGCCGGCTTCGTCTTCCCGGGAGACCGGGTGGATGTGCTGCTGACGCGGACGGTGCGAAGCAACGATGGCGCGGATCAGAGTTTTGTCGACGTGCTTTTGCAGGGCATGAGGGTGCTCGCCGTCGACCAGGTGGCCGACGAAAGCAAGGACAGCCCGACCGTCGTCAAATCGGTAACGCTCGAGGCCAGCACCAAGGACGCGCAGAAGCTGACCCTGGCGGCGGGCGCCGGCCAGTTGTCGCTGGCGCTTCGCCAGGCCGCCGCCAGCAAGGGCGAAGCGACCGAGCGCGTGACGCTTTCCGACCTCACCGGCGAAATGCCGGCTGACGTCGCCAAAAGGCAAGCGGAACTCGCCAGGCAGGCAGCAGCCGATGCTGCAGCCGCAGCCGAACGTCAGAGCGCGGAAGACGCTCGTAAGCGCGCGGACGAAAAGATCGCGGGACTGGCCCAGGCCGTGGACCGCGTGGGAAACAAGCTCGATGAGCTGAGCAAGGTCAAGCCGCCGGCTCCGATCGTGGTATCAGCCCCGGCGCCGGAGGTCACGAAGGAAGTGGTCAAATACGTCCAGCCGGAGCCGCCGGCGCGGGCAACTGTCGGCGTCTATCGGGGGATAACGCTCGAATCTTATGAAGTGCCGCGACAAAAATAA
- a CDS encoding sterol desaturase family protein, giving the protein MEPMDLFGLQSLLICALIFVPLEHILALRTQQKIFRKGIGTDVIYAVVNGAFLKICISLMAAAAMRASASLVPERVTTTVGGQATWLQVVEIVILADLGVYASHRAFHAIPALWRFHAIHHGIEELDWMVAFRAHPVDQIITKAVSLVPIFFLGFSSAAIAVYFVIATGHALLLHANVRMNFGPLKWLIATPQFHHWHHADQRDAYDKNFASHLAIIDALFGTFHVPDSKMPVKYGVDEPIPTDYIGQHGYPFVRGTQQRRDTADTIAKPATER; this is encoded by the coding sequence ATGGAGCCGATGGACCTCTTTGGTCTGCAATCGTTGCTCATTTGTGCCCTGATCTTCGTACCGCTGGAGCACATCCTCGCCCTGCGGACGCAACAAAAGATATTCCGCAAGGGTATCGGCACCGATGTGATCTACGCAGTCGTCAATGGTGCGTTCCTCAAGATCTGCATTAGCCTTATGGCAGCGGCGGCAATGAGGGCCTCGGCGTCTTTGGTGCCGGAGAGGGTAACAACGACAGTGGGCGGTCAGGCAACTTGGCTCCAGGTCGTAGAGATCGTCATCTTGGCCGATCTCGGCGTCTACGCCTCGCATCGGGCGTTTCATGCTATCCCGGCGCTCTGGAGATTCCACGCGATCCATCACGGCATCGAGGAGTTGGACTGGATGGTTGCTTTCCGGGCGCACCCGGTGGACCAGATCATCACCAAGGCGGTCTCGCTTGTGCCCATATTCTTTCTGGGATTTTCGTCGGCAGCCATCGCCGTATACTTTGTCATCGCTACGGGGCATGCGCTGCTTCTGCACGCCAACGTCAGGATGAACTTCGGGCCGCTCAAATGGCTGATCGCAACGCCGCAATTCCACCATTGGCATCATGCGGATCAACGCGATGCCTATGACAAGAACTTCGCCAGTCACTTAGCCATCATCGATGCGCTGTTCGGCACGTTTCATGTTCCAGACTCCAAAATGCCCGTGAAATATGGAGTCGATGAACCGATCCCGACGGACTATATCGGCCAGCACGGCTACCCGTTCGTGCGTGGCACTCAACAACGCCGGGATACGGCGGATACCATCGCAAAGCCGGCAACCGAGAGATAA
- a CDS encoding tetratricopeptide repeat protein has product MTGPMRLATVAATSLLMALAGCQTNGADATDGVVRTNEPSKGDVTAFGDAFDGLKTVGNVEYYASDQAVAEATNQFRAENYGNAGALFFKATQLAPNDGGAWMGLAASCDRIHRFDLADRAYSRAFKLVGASPEYYNNIGYSYLLRGKLQDARGSFLKAYELAPNDPTVANNLKLLSSSVQNIER; this is encoded by the coding sequence ATGACAGGGCCAATGCGCCTCGCGACTGTAGCCGCAACCAGTCTGTTGATGGCGCTTGCCGGTTGCCAAACGAATGGTGCGGACGCCACCGACGGTGTCGTGCGCACCAATGAGCCGTCGAAAGGCGACGTGACGGCCTTTGGCGATGCCTTCGACGGGCTGAAAACGGTCGGTAACGTCGAATATTACGCCTCGGATCAGGCTGTGGCCGAAGCCACGAACCAGTTCCGGGCGGAAAATTACGGCAATGCCGGCGCCTTGTTCTTTAAGGCGACGCAACTGGCGCCCAATGATGGCGGCGCTTGGATGGGGCTGGCCGCTTCGTGCGATCGCATCCACCGCTTCGACCTTGCCGACCGGGCCTATAGCAGGGCCTTCAAGCTGGTTGGCGCATCGCCCGAATATTACAACAATATCGGCTACTCCTATTTGCTGCGCGGCAAGCTGCAGGACGCACGCGGCAGTTTCCTCAAGGCCTATGAGCTGGCGCCCAACGATCCGACCGTGGCCAACAATCTGAAACTACTGTCATCCAGCGTGCAGAACATCGAGCGCTAG
- a CDS encoding prepilin peptidase has translation MLLVEVLLLKALAIPLLARIAWLDFTTQKIANRDALLLLCLGAGSLLLLSLQSGSWWDMGLSAIAALVLFVALFPFWVLRKVGAGDVKLMAVVPFLVGGNDLVGFSILLLVFALVTAMIVKNPLLLPQGAFRLYVQHLDRKGVVPFGVPIAVASICMIALQVAYGFVVPGSLLM, from the coding sequence ATGTTGCTTGTCGAAGTGCTGCTGCTGAAAGCACTCGCCATACCCTTGCTCGCAAGGATTGCGTGGCTGGATTTCACGACACAGAAGATAGCCAATCGCGACGCATTGCTGCTGCTCTGCCTGGGGGCAGGGTCGCTACTGCTTTTGTCGCTCCAGTCCGGATCGTGGTGGGATATGGGTTTGAGCGCCATCGCCGCGCTTGTGCTGTTCGTGGCGCTCTTTCCGTTTTGGGTGCTGCGAAAGGTCGGCGCCGGAGATGTCAAGCTGATGGCAGTCGTGCCGTTTCTGGTCGGCGGAAATGATCTCGTCGGGTTTTCCATCTTGCTGCTGGTTTTCGCCCTCGTCACGGCCATGATCGTGAAAAATCCACTGTTACTGCCGCAAGGCGCCTTCCGCCTCTACGTTCAACACCTTGACCGCAAAGGTGTTGTTCCGTTTGGCGTACCGATTGCGGTGGCATCGATCTGCATGATCGCCTTGCAGGTCGCATACGGCTTTGTGGTGCCTGGCTCTCTATTGATGTGA
- a CDS encoding TadE/TadG family type IV pilus assembly protein, giving the protein MIQRFAKSEDGAAMVEMTIVSTLLFSLVLGFVDFGYAFYQWNAATKAVQIGARLASISDAVATNLATAPPISSPGAPVAAGAYGPFVCTYTAGTGGCSNSGGFSAANFSRIFRGDTANTNDDVCPALAANQRPGMCHFFPGLLRSNVVITYTATGLGYQTRLSGPVPTITVSLQNRTFQFFFLQGLMGFANINMPSMLSTVTGEDIKSTWP; this is encoded by the coding sequence ATGATCCAGCGTTTCGCAAAATCGGAAGACGGGGCAGCGATGGTGGAAATGACCATCGTATCGACGCTGCTGTTCTCGCTTGTCCTGGGCTTCGTCGATTTCGGCTATGCGTTCTATCAATGGAACGCGGCTACCAAGGCGGTGCAGATCGGCGCGCGGCTGGCTTCGATATCGGATGCGGTGGCAACCAACCTCGCGACCGCGCCCCCGATCTCGTCTCCCGGCGCCCCGGTTGCCGCCGGCGCCTATGGTCCCTTCGTCTGCACCTACACCGCCGGCACGGGCGGCTGCAGCAACAGCGGCGGCTTCAGCGCCGCCAATTTCAGCCGCATCTTTCGTGGCGACACCGCAAACACCAATGACGATGTCTGCCCTGCGCTGGCGGCAAACCAGCGGCCGGGCATGTGCCACTTCTTCCCGGGCCTGCTGCGCAGCAACGTCGTCATCACTTACACGGCCACCGGCCTAGGCTATCAGACCCGGCTTAGCGGGCCGGTGCCGACAATCACCGTCAGCCTGCAGAACCGGACCTTCCAGTTCTTCTTCCTCCAGGGACTGATGGGTTTCGCCAACATCAACATGCCCTCCATGCTGAGCACGGTTACGGGCGAAGACATCAAGAGCACCTGGCCATGA
- a CDS encoding type II and III secretion system protein family protein, with amino-acid sequence MRGVWVRLVGAALSCMATLLTWSLAADAADRFIDVSNPSVHRIFLPTSQSVTIQVSANLGDIVVGDQKIADAQPMTDRTLYVIGKSAGTTTVNLFSPDKRSLGVIQIEVGVDVSDMAQAIRQVAPKSRIEIGSINGRVRLGGHVKDGATLAAILEVVKQYGPDDIINSVTVDDSQQVNLEVRVLEAKRNAGRDLGVSIRSTNSRGTTRTGTGVAAVDRDNVVLGPGDLLSGLLSTSNPFAALITRVIDNNIKVDLIIEALEAKGAVRTLANPNLTTLSGEQASFNAGGEVPIRTLDKNGEISIVYKQFGVNLLFTPVVLDDGKIHMNLAPEVSDLNGFTTAGDPIFTNRKLSTVVELRDGQSFAVGGLLSSRTTKLQNQVPWLGQVPVIGTLFRNSSNQKEETELVVIVTPHIVRPVKPGEQLATPFDKTRPANDPEFFVLGQLEVNKDMIRKYETGDGVTGPYGHMLNFKSKDKMLYVKK; translated from the coding sequence ATGCGGGGGGTTTGGGTGAGATTGGTCGGTGCCGCGCTATCCTGTATGGCGACTCTGTTGACGTGGAGTCTGGCGGCCGATGCAGCCGACCGCTTCATCGACGTGTCCAATCCGAGTGTCCACCGTATTTTCCTGCCCACGTCGCAATCGGTGACGATCCAGGTGAGTGCCAATCTCGGCGATATCGTCGTCGGCGACCAAAAGATCGCTGATGCCCAGCCGATGACCGACCGCACCCTCTATGTCATCGGCAAGAGCGCCGGCACCACCACCGTCAATCTCTTCTCGCCCGACAAGCGCTCGCTCGGCGTCATCCAGATCGAGGTCGGCGTCGACGTCAGCGACATGGCGCAGGCGATCCGTCAGGTGGCGCCGAAGTCACGCATCGAAATCGGCTCGATCAACGGCAGGGTCAGGCTCGGCGGTCATGTCAAGGACGGCGCCACGCTGGCAGCCATCCTGGAAGTGGTGAAGCAATATGGCCCCGACGACATCATCAATTCCGTCACGGTCGACGACAGCCAGCAGGTCAATCTGGAAGTGCGCGTGCTGGAAGCCAAGCGCAACGCCGGCCGCGACCTTGGTGTCTCGATCAGGAGCACGAACAGCAGGGGGACGACCCGAACCGGGACGGGCGTTGCGGCTGTCGACCGTGACAATGTGGTTCTCGGACCGGGCGATCTGCTCTCCGGCCTGCTCTCAACCAGCAACCCGTTTGCAGCACTGATCACCCGCGTCATCGACAACAACATCAAGGTCGATCTGATCATCGAGGCGCTTGAGGCCAAGGGCGCGGTGCGCACGCTTGCCAATCCCAATCTCACCACGCTCTCCGGCGAGCAGGCAAGCTTCAACGCGGGTGGTGAAGTCCCGATCCGAACTCTCGACAAGAATGGCGAGATAAGCATTGTCTACAAGCAATTCGGCGTCAATCTCCTGTTCACGCCGGTGGTACTTGACGACGGCAAGATCCACATGAACCTGGCGCCGGAAGTCAGCGACCTGAACGGCTTCACCACCGCTGGCGACCCGATCTTCACCAACCGCAAACTGTCCACCGTCGTCGAATTGCGTGACGGCCAGAGTTTCGCAGTTGGCGGGCTGCTGTCCAGCAGGACCACCAAGCTGCAGAACCAGGTGCCATGGCTCGGCCAGGTGCCGGTCATCGGCACGCTGTTCCGCAATTCGAGCAACCAGAAGGAGGAGACCGAACTGGTCGTCATCGTCACGCCGCATATCGTGCGGCCGGTGAAGCCAGGCGAGCAGTTGGCGACACCCTTCGACAAGACACGGCCCGCCAATGATCCGGAATTCTTCGTGCTCGGTCAGCTCGAGGTGAACAAGGACATGATCCGGAAATATGAAACCGGCGACGGCGTCACCGGCCCCTATGGCCACATGCTGAACTTCAAATCGAAGGACAAGATGCTCTATGTCAAGAAATAG
- a CDS encoding Flp family type IVb pilin codes for MKNFMTMARQFRDDDTGAAMVEYTVLLGIITVAVIATVILVGAWVSGQWTTLNSNLTAAA; via the coding sequence ATGAAAAATTTCATGACGATGGCCCGGCAGTTCCGCGACGATGACACCGGCGCTGCCATGGTCGAATATACAGTCTTGCTCGGCATCATAACGGTGGCGGTAATAGCAACCGTAATTTTGGTCGGCGCATGGGTCAGCGGTCAATGGACCACACTTAACTCGAATCTTACCGCGGCCGCTTAG